One Mesotoga sp. UBA6090 DNA segment encodes these proteins:
- a CDS encoding DUF5362 family protein, which translates to MFERTNEASGIESISYQTLSGLSYWAGFVGVWTIIGAVLGIIGSIAGMVANPFSIFGAISAIIALVMGLKLRKSKKELDTFIYSKSTISLEIALDSLRYYFRIQGVLIILAIVFVVITLVAMAVIAI; encoded by the coding sequence ATGTTCGAAAGGACAAATGAAGCTTCTGGAATTGAAAGCATCTCTTATCAAACTTTGAGCGGTCTGAGCTATTGGGCCGGTTTTGTGGGTGTCTGGACGATTATTGGCGCTGTTCTTGGAATCATAGGATCTATAGCGGGTATGGTAGCGAATCCCTTTTCTATCTTCGGAGCAATAAGTGCAATTATCGCTTTGGTTATGGGACTGAAACTGAGAAAATCAAAAAAGGAGCTAGACACGTTCATTTATTCAAAGTCTACAATAAGCCTGGAGATAGCTCTTGACAGTCTTAGATACTACTTCAGGATACAGGGAGTACTGATAATTCTGGCGATTGTTTTCGTAGTAATCACTTTAGTTGCCATGGCTGTTATTGCAATCTAA
- a CDS encoding DUF4230 domain-containing protein, whose translation MLVLNIVLFAVIALLLLLFLQSRKKTSFRSESIIHKVERISELSTARMTTLLIFEPERGSLVPGTVQRFIFIVPFQVRGYLDLRKLKEDAIEVHEGEARRIKLTLPSPKLEVTIPQNKIPDIRVINQSGVLVRIFGNRDMLKTFQSYSEEIEKQALQNAFEMGVDETSRESARNFFHGLFLGMGFDEVVVLFDEDDVSKAEMPTDKIDNPRRELSQ comes from the coding sequence TTGCTCGTTCTGAATATCGTACTTTTCGCGGTAATCGCTTTGCTCCTTCTCCTTTTTCTCCAATCGAGAAAAAAAACAAGCTTCAGATCGGAATCAATAATTCATAAGGTAGAGAGAATTTCTGAACTAAGTACTGCCAGGATGACTACCTTGTTGATTTTTGAACCAGAGAGGGGAAGTCTTGTTCCTGGAACGGTTCAACGTTTCATCTTCATAGTCCCATTCCAGGTACGCGGTTATCTCGACCTGAGGAAATTAAAGGAAGATGCTATAGAGGTCCATGAAGGTGAAGCAAGGAGAATAAAGCTCACTCTTCCCTCTCCTAAGCTTGAAGTAACTATCCCACAGAATAAGATTCCAGATATCAGGGTGATCAATCAAAGCGGGGTGCTAGTAAGAATTTTCGGCAACAGGGACATGCTGAAAACCTTTCAGTCATACAGTGAAGAGATTGAAAAACAGGCACTTCAAAACGCCTTTGAAATGGGTGTCGATGAGACGTCAAGAGAGAGTGCAAGAAACTTCTTTCACGGACTATTCCTGGGCATGGGGTTCGATGAGGTAGTCGTTCTCTTTGACGAGGATGACGTATCAAAGGCTGAAATGCCGACGGATAAAATCGATAATCCGAGAAGGGAACTGAGTCAATGA
- a CDS encoding Ig-like domain-containing protein, producing MKRWMIYVLIAAAAAAIILVITLPGLMNKEPELELPVQVVNQGETLTLSLKQFVKDEKIDEVVLELIDGPGVLSGFSYVFEPGFSYAGEIAVRIRATDKQGKSSEDEMLINVIRVNRPPEINTSRVEISEGETLSIDLNSIAVDPDGDSLEFSVEGPGELVGSVFVYSPGYGDAGTSVLRVTARDSHGNETARDIQLEIIDVNAPPVMQIENQVVNEGERLSVDIASSTFDEDGDEVFFSIVQGPGRLEDGLFVYEPSFADAGMKNVTIKALDSYGNEGFSSFEIEIIDVNRPPRLLLSDIVLDEGETVEIDLLERVIEPDGDEVSFAIEGPGELVGGKYVYSPHFGDAGEKSIKVFLEDEKGGTSTASFGIRVNKVNRPPTVSIPDWDIREGETLRVYLRAFIFDPDGDDLDFEIVEGPGSIEEGHYLYTPDFDSEGAHQVKLLARDDKGLESVDTFTVEVENVNRSPVKVIPSLNTTIMETFTLNLDLSTLFFDPDGDDLEFEIEGYGRIEESRYIFSPNFNDQGEKLATVTAYDSHSLSENLPIRISVRDKNRNPESAIKEINTSIREGFSLRIDLDPLFSDPDGDQLTFIVSGPGIIEGGYYSYSPNYSEAGQKRVIITASDGKGGSLSLPINIDVIDVNRPPTVSIPDWDIREGETLRVYLRAFIFDPDGDDLDFEIVEGPGSIEEGHYLYTPDFDSEGAHEVKLLARDDKGLESVGTFTVEVENVNRSPVKVIPSLNTTIMETFTLNLDLSTLFFDPDGDDLEFTVEGVGKISEDRFVYNPGYDDQGLKTTTITAIDSMGLSETLTVSILVRDLNRPPELFIPDATTEIGSEYSLYLRGFASDPDGDSLEFRLLSGPGKIVEGTYSFIPTRKDIGKNEILLEVLDEKGMKTENRFTVMVETSEKVTGISYALRSVDSDSVRIVAGQYEILSQEKQSVVQTDWIFNFYEIHFFAVNELGDTFIGTAVFDDVDSQLNRKIYSPAGNYMGNIILMTE from the coding sequence ATGAAAAGATGGATGATCTATGTTCTTATTGCAGCGGCAGCTGCTGCAATAATCTTGGTTATTACGCTTCCTGGACTTATGAATAAAGAACCTGAACTGGAATTGCCCGTACAGGTTGTCAACCAGGGTGAAACACTGACCCTAAGCTTGAAGCAGTTTGTGAAAGATGAAAAGATTGATGAGGTTGTTCTTGAACTGATAGACGGACCTGGCGTTTTATCTGGTTTCTCATACGTTTTTGAACCAGGTTTTTCGTATGCCGGAGAGATCGCAGTTAGGATTCGCGCAACTGATAAACAAGGAAAGAGCTCTGAAGATGAAATGCTCATCAATGTAATAAGAGTGAATCGGCCTCCCGAAATCAACACATCTCGTGTTGAAATAAGTGAGGGAGAGACGCTTTCAATAGACCTAAATTCAATCGCTGTTGATCCTGATGGAGATAGTCTGGAATTCTCGGTTGAGGGACCCGGTGAGCTGGTAGGAAGTGTCTTTGTCTATTCTCCAGGCTACGGCGATGCAGGTACTAGCGTCTTGAGAGTAACTGCTAGAGATAGTCACGGGAACGAGACTGCTCGGGATATTCAACTTGAAATCATTGATGTCAATGCTCCGCCAGTAATGCAAATCGAAAATCAGGTAGTCAATGAAGGAGAACGACTATCGGTTGACATTGCATCTTCTACTTTCGACGAAGACGGAGATGAAGTCTTCTTCAGTATAGTACAAGGTCCTGGACGGCTTGAAGACGGTCTGTTCGTATACGAGCCTTCCTTTGCAGATGCTGGAATGAAGAACGTGACTATCAAAGCGCTAGACAGCTACGGGAACGAAGGATTTTCTAGTTTTGAGATTGAAATCATTGACGTTAACCGCCCGCCAAGGCTTCTTCTGAGTGACATTGTTTTGGACGAAGGAGAAACAGTGGAAATTGATCTACTCGAAAGGGTTATCGAGCCCGATGGAGACGAGGTTAGCTTTGCCATCGAAGGACCGGGAGAACTGGTCGGCGGCAAATATGTATATTCTCCACACTTTGGAGACGCTGGCGAGAAATCAATCAAAGTGTTTCTAGAAGATGAAAAGGGAGGAACAAGTACCGCTTCTTTTGGAATAAGAGTGAACAAAGTCAACAGACCGCCGACAGTATCGATACCAGATTGGGATATTAGGGAGGGCGAGACCTTGAGGGTCTATCTTAGGGCCTTCATTTTCGATCCTGATGGTGATGATTTGGATTTCGAGATCGTTGAAGGACCCGGCTCCATCGAAGAAGGTCACTATCTTTACACTCCAGACTTTGACTCAGAAGGCGCTCATCAAGTCAAATTGCTCGCCAGAGACGACAAGGGACTCGAAAGTGTCGACACATTCACAGTAGAGGTTGAGAATGTGAACAGATCTCCCGTAAAAGTCATTCCTTCGCTGAATACAACGATCATGGAGACATTCACCCTTAACCTGGACCTGAGTACTCTCTTTTTCGATCCCGACGGAGATGATCTCGAATTTGAGATCGAAGGTTACGGAAGGATAGAGGAGTCTCGCTATATTTTCTCACCTAATTTCAACGATCAGGGAGAAAAACTTGCTACTGTCACTGCATATGACAGCCACAGCTTATCGGAGAACCTTCCTATCAGAATAAGCGTGAGGGACAAGAACAGGAATCCAGAGTCTGCAATAAAGGAGATAAATACTTCGATAAGAGAAGGCTTTTCTCTTAGGATTGACCTTGATCCGTTATTTTCCGATCCTGATGGTGATCAATTGACTTTCATCGTAAGCGGACCCGGGATAATCGAGGGTGGCTATTACTCGTACTCCCCGAATTACAGCGAAGCTGGACAGAAGAGGGTAATCATAACCGCTTCAGACGGTAAGGGGGGTAGTCTTTCATTACCCATAAACATTGATGTCATAGACGTCAACAGACCGCCGACAGTATCGATACCAGATTGGGATATTAGGGAGGGCGAGACCTTGAGGGTCTATCTTAGGGCCTTCATTTTCGATCCTGATGGTGATGATTTGGATTTCGAGATCGTTGAAGGACCCGGCTCCATCGAAGAAGGTCACTATCTTTATACTCCCGACTTTGACTCAGAAGGCGCTCATGAAGTCAAATTGCTCGCCAGAGACGACAAGGGACTCGAAAGTGTCGGCACATTCACAGTAGAGGTTGAGAACGTGAACAGATCTCCCGTAAAAGTCATTCCTTCGCTGAATACAACGATCATGGAGACATTCACCCTTAACCTGGACCTGAGTACTCTCTTTTTCGATCCCGATGGAGATGATCTCGAATTCACTGTTGAGGGCGTCGGAAAAATCAGTGAAGATCGTTTTGTCTACAATCCGGGCTACGATGATCAGGGCTTGAAGACAACTACTATAACGGCAATAGACTCGATGGGCTTATCCGAGACATTGACCGTTAGTATCTTGGTGAGAGACTTGAACAGGCCTCCCGAGCTATTCATACCCGACGCCACTACGGAGATAGGAAGCGAGTATTCTTTGTATCTTAGAGGATTCGCGAGCGATCCAGATGGCGATAGTCTAGAATTCAGGCTTTTGTCGGGACCTGGCAAAATAGTTGAAGGAACGTACTCATTCATTCCCACAAGAAAGGATATTGGAAAGAATGAGATCCTCCTGGAAGTCTTGGACGAAAAGGGAATGAAAACGGAGAATCGATTCACAGTTATGGTTGAAACCTCAGAAAAGGTAACGGGAATCTCATATGCACTTCGCTCAGTTGATAGTGATTCGGTAAGAATCGTTGCAGGTCAGTACGAGATTCTCTCCCAGGAAAAACAGTCTGTAGTTCAAACAGACTGGATCTTCAACTTTTATGAGATTCACTTCTTCGCGGTCAACGAATTGGGAGATACTTTTATCGGTACTGCGGTATTTGATGATGTTGATTCTCAACTCAACAGAAAGATATACTCTCCTGCAGGCAACTACATGGGAAATATCATTCTAATGACCGAATAG
- a CDS encoding KamA family radical SAM protein, whose product MHSPKYLTSVDKIEGLSEEQIREMRRVTEVYPFRANDYYLGLIDWKDPHDPIKRIIVPDLEELDEWGDLDASQEHKYTVAPGMEHKYTDTALLLVSKVCGSFCRFCFRKRLFSVENKEVVNDVTQGIEYIRKHKEITNVLLTGGDSLILSTERLGDIVRQLREIDHVGIIRFGSKMVAFNPYRIINDPNLPEMISKYSTQKKKIYIMAHFNHPRELTDQAVKGLNILRDAGAVICNQTPMIRGVNDDVEVMTDLFKKLSFIGIPPYYVFQCRPTKGNHTYAVPAEKGYEIFKKSIDRVSGLAKRARFVMSHATGKIEYVGLDENKIYMKYHRAADPRRYDLFMAFDRNPNAYWLDDYVDPDSLV is encoded by the coding sequence TTGCATAGTCCTAAATATCTCACAAGTGTGGACAAAATCGAGGGCCTTAGTGAAGAACAGATAAGAGAGATGAGAAGGGTGACGGAAGTTTATCCCTTTAGGGCTAACGACTATTATCTGGGACTGATTGACTGGAAAGATCCTCATGACCCAATAAAGAGGATAATCGTGCCCGATCTCGAAGAACTTGACGAGTGGGGAGATCTAGATGCTTCACAGGAGCATAAGTACACGGTAGCTCCCGGTATGGAGCACAAATACACAGACACTGCTTTGCTGCTTGTCTCGAAGGTCTGCGGGAGCTTCTGCAGGTTCTGCTTCAGAAAGAGACTGTTTTCAGTAGAAAACAAAGAAGTTGTCAATGACGTCACGCAAGGTATAGAGTACATTAGGAAACACAAAGAGATTACGAATGTTCTTCTCACTGGAGGAGACTCACTAATACTGTCCACAGAGAGACTCGGTGACATCGTGAGACAGCTAAGAGAAATCGACCACGTTGGCATAATCAGGTTTGGGAGTAAAATGGTCGCATTCAATCCTTACAGAATCATAAACGATCCCAATCTGCCAGAAATGATCAGCAAGTACAGTACTCAGAAGAAGAAAATCTATATAATGGCGCACTTCAACCACCCAAGAGAACTGACGGATCAAGCGGTAAAGGGCCTCAACATTTTGAGGGATGCAGGTGCCGTGATCTGCAATCAGACTCCAATGATAAGGGGAGTCAACGACGACGTTGAGGTAATGACAGATCTATTCAAGAAGCTCTCGTTTATTGGGATTCCCCCCTATTATGTATTCCAGTGCAGACCCACAAAAGGCAATCACACCTACGCTGTCCCTGCCGAAAAAGGTTACGAGATCTTCAAAAAGTCAATAGACAGAGTCTCAGGTCTTGCCAAGAGAGCTAGATTCGTAATGTCTCATGCAACTGGAAAAATAGAGTATGTAGGACTCGATGAGAACAAAATATACATGAAGTACCATAGAGCGGCAGATCCCAGACGATATGATCTATTCATGGCCTTCGATAGAAACCCAAATGCCTATTGGCTAGATGATTACGTGGACCCGGATTCACTTGTCTAA
- a CDS encoding acyl-[acyl-carrier-protein] thioesterase, giving the protein MKPLVTEEVYRVRYYELKNDWKASISSIMDYFNDVVTLQTVQIGHGVDVMSRGEYAWLLLRWEIRVDRYPDYMESVVVRTVPHSMDRYYAYRRFEIHDTSGACIVEADSQWILIDQKKRRPVRIGEEFYRRYGVDTDFHQPLSFTKIPEPEAADREVSLRVRQSDLDTNGHSNNVSYVKWIIETVPKEIENRHLRRLAIRYIHESRRDDEVVITGTFRKCSNFVEGMHRISNGERLLTLARTEWI; this is encoded by the coding sequence TTGAAACCGCTGGTAACGGAAGAGGTTTACAGAGTACGGTATTATGAGCTTAAAAATGATTGGAAGGCTTCAATTTCATCTATTATGGACTATTTCAACGATGTTGTGACGTTGCAGACGGTGCAGATTGGCCACGGCGTCGACGTAATGAGCAGGGGAGAATACGCATGGCTTCTGCTTCGCTGGGAAATAAGGGTCGACAGGTATCCTGACTACATGGAAAGTGTCGTTGTTCGAACTGTTCCGCATTCGATGGACAGGTACTACGCTTACAGGCGTTTCGAAATCCATGATACTTCAGGTGCATGCATTGTAGAAGCCGATTCCCAGTGGATTCTGATCGATCAGAAGAAGCGGAGACCAGTGCGGATAGGGGAAGAGTTCTACAGAAGATACGGTGTTGACACAGACTTCCATCAACCTCTCTCTTTCACGAAAATTCCCGAACCGGAAGCTGCGGATAGGGAAGTCTCTCTAAGAGTCCGCCAGTCCGATTTAGACACAAATGGACATTCAAACAATGTATCGTATGTCAAATGGATAATTGAAACAGTTCCGAAAGAGATCGAGAACAGGCATCTGCGAAGGCTTGCTATTAGATACATACACGAGTCAAGAAGAGATGATGAGGTTGTAATAACTGGCACGTTCAGAAAATGCAGTAATTTCGTTGAGGGAATGCACCGGATAAGTAACGGCGAAAGATTGCTGACATTGGCCAGGACTGAGTGGATATGA
- a CDS encoding DUF3795 domain-containing protein — MIAFCGIDCTQCETYRAALANDYSLRRETADLWSKDFGFDIAFSEINCCGCHSEIRFKLCDGCPFKSCCEEKGISNCGE; from the coding sequence ATGATAGCATTCTGTGGCATAGACTGCACGCAGTGCGAGACATACAGAGCCGCTTTAGCTAACGATTATTCGTTGAGGAGAGAAACTGCAGATTTGTGGTCGAAAGACTTTGGATTCGATATTGCATTCTCCGAAATCAATTGCTGCGGCTGTCACAGCGAAATACGCTTCAAACTATGCGATGGATGCCCCTTCAAGAGCTGTTGTGAAGAGAAAGGGATTTCTAACTGCGGGGAATGA
- the ltaE gene encoding low-specificity L-threonine aldolase, translated as MKWIDIRSDTVTVPGEEMRRVMADAEVGDDVYGDDPTVNRLEEIASGILGKEAALFVPSGTFGNQLSILTHTLRGDEVIIPASNHIIVHEAGASAVIAGVQMRTLDCDDGMPSVERIRKAIRSEDLHYPRTGLICLENAHSSGRLLPMEYLKEVYELARKRSVPLHLDGARIFNAAIAAEVSPAEIAAQSDSVMFCLSKGLGAPIGSMLVGTKEFIKKARKGRKIMGGAMRQAGIIAAAGIFALERMIDRLSVDHRNARFLAEGLSTIPGIEVFSERLDINMVFFKLTNKVRSRLIVETLLEKGIKINPPEGGEWRFVTNLNVSRDDLERVIIEFERALKVALGG; from the coding sequence GTGAAGTGGATAGACATCAGAAGTGATACAGTTACGGTCCCCGGCGAAGAAATGCGCCGGGTAATGGCCGATGCGGAAGTGGGAGACGACGTTTATGGAGACGATCCGACAGTAAACAGGCTGGAAGAGATAGCCTCGGGAATACTCGGAAAAGAGGCCGCACTCTTTGTCCCATCCGGAACCTTTGGAAATCAACTTTCAATCCTGACACATACGTTAAGGGGCGATGAGGTGATCATACCTGCTTCAAATCACATCATTGTTCACGAGGCAGGTGCTTCTGCTGTGATAGCCGGAGTTCAAATGAGAACTCTTGATTGTGACGACGGCATGCCTTCGGTGGAAAGAATCAGGAAAGCGATCAGGTCTGAAGATCTTCACTATCCTAGAACGGGACTAATCTGCCTGGAGAATGCACATTCCAGCGGACGTTTACTCCCCATGGAATACTTGAAGGAAGTCTACGAACTTGCGAGAAAGAGAAGTGTTCCTCTCCATCTTGACGGTGCAAGAATCTTCAACGCCGCGATTGCTGCTGAAGTAAGCCCGGCAGAAATCGCTGCTCAGTCCGATTCAGTCATGTTCTGTCTATCTAAAGGTCTCGGAGCACCGATAGGTTCAATGCTAGTCGGCACGAAAGAGTTCATAAAAAAGGCTAGAAAGGGAAGAAAGATTATGGGCGGTGCTATGCGCCAGGCCGGGATTATTGCCGCTGCAGGAATTTTCGCTCTGGAGAGAATGATCGATCGTCTCTCAGTAGATCACAGAAACGCAAGATTTCTCGCCGAAGGTCTGTCAACGATACCTGGCATCGAGGTTTTCTCTGAAAGGCTCGACATAAACATGGTCTTTTTCAAGCTCACTAACAAGGTACGTTCACGACTAATAGTTGAGACGCTTCTAGAAAAGGGTATAAAGATCAATCCTCCCGAGGGTGGTGAATGGCGATTCGTGACGAATCTGAACGTTTCACGAGACGATCTTGAAAGAGTCATCATAGAATTCGAAAGAGCTCTCAAAGTTGCCTTAGGAGGCTAG
- a CDS encoding HAD family hydrolase encodes MIKGIIFDLFGTIVSNKRLFTPICSKMAADSGIEVEEIERDFVDLYRRHFKNCHRLPFRPERYYYYLLITELIEKYDLPGDIESYCNFMYDSFSKLPAYSDSKILKKMCKEFTTAILTNADDVFVKKVIERNRIPHHVLLTSETARSYKPSEEIFEKILSLIGLDKTEVVFVGDSIQVDMLGASGAGIKGILIDRSKSYFDYVPRIESLEELPSLLRQL; translated from the coding sequence ATGATTAAAGGAATCATTTTTGATCTATTCGGTACTATTGTGAGTAACAAAAGGCTCTTCACCCCTATTTGCTCAAAGATGGCGGCAGACTCTGGAATTGAAGTAGAGGAAATCGAGCGAGATTTCGTTGATCTTTACAGACGCCACTTCAAGAATTGTCATCGTTTGCCATTTCGGCCAGAAAGATATTACTATTACCTTCTGATAACGGAACTGATCGAAAAATACGATCTGCCTGGGGACATTGAATCATACTGCAATTTCATGTATGACTCCTTTTCAAAGCTTCCTGCCTATTCAGATTCTAAGATACTTAAGAAGATGTGCAAGGAGTTCACCACTGCGATTCTCACTAACGCCGATGATGTCTTCGTCAAGAAAGTGATTGAGAGAAACAGAATTCCTCACCACGTGCTGTTGACTTCGGAGACTGCGAGATCATACAAGCCTTCTGAAGAGATCTTCGAAAAGATCTTATCTCTTATAGGACTAGATAAAACCGAGGTGGTCTTTGTTGGCGACAGTATTCAGGTCGATATGCTGGGAGCTTCCGGCGCCGGAATAAAGGGAATACTTATCGATAGATCCAAATCCTATTTTGACTACGTGCCCAGAATAGAAAGCCTAGAGGAGTTGCCTAGCCTCCTAAGGCAACTTTGA
- a CDS encoding ArsR/SmtB family transcription factor gives MSDLCPSREVHVDVKQYREIAEEVSGLSELFKVISDETRTKIIFLLSEAELCTCDLAEILGLTLPTISHHLKQLKSYRLVRNRREGKSVLYCLGDHHVIDLIHIAREHFQELSEGD, from the coding sequence GTGAGCGACCTTTGCCCGAGTAGAGAAGTACATGTTGATGTAAAACAATATAGAGAGATTGCAGAGGAAGTTTCAGGCCTTTCAGAGCTTTTCAAGGTAATTTCAGACGAGACGCGAACAAAGATTATATTTCTTCTGTCTGAGGCGGAGTTATGCACTTGCGATCTGGCAGAAATTCTGGGATTGACTCTCCCGACGATTTCTCACCATCTGAAACAGCTTAAATCTTACAGACTTGTAAGAAATCGCAGGGAAGGGAAGTCAGTCTTATACTGTCTGGGTGACCATCACGTTATTGACCTCATACACATTGCCAGAGAGCATTTCCAGGAACTATCAGAGGGCGATTAG
- a CDS encoding heavy metal translocating P-type ATPase, which translates to MKKYRIEGLDCPKCAAKLEGQLKKSGVDARIDFSSSTLIIDSQTFEDVKEIIHKHSPEITLLESPGVEKDLPVKELVKLLFSGVLFFIALVFSPFLHGNNELLEYGLFVTAYLVAGGNTVLKASRNLLKGDLFDESFLMTVATMGAFAIHELPEAVAVMIFYSFGGLLEAIALRKSRRSVKELIDLRAEEVNQIIDGKLRTVPASQIQPGDRFVVRPGERIPIDGLINSGRTWLDKSLLTGESSPVPVEEGDTVLAGTINKSSVIEVTASTNLKKSYTSRMLELVEEGTSRKSNKERFITRFSRLYTPIVVSIATAIAVFPPLLFGGELSDWVHKALILLVISCPCALVISVPLSYFVGIGKASREGILFKGSNYLESLGKIDSIFIDKTGTLTKGKPEISQIETLGRYDKRELLEYAALMESYSTHPVASSFRGLNPEIPEEMKISHHTEIAGKGITAEINGMKMGIGNSSLLEDLGVDYEERGVSGKIFLSIDGRVEGVFTLSDVLKDDSADAIIKLRELGINEIVMLTGDSYNIAASISAELDLDSLISEATPEDKMKAVESAIASGKQTAFVGDGINDAPVIARADVGIAMGASGADATIETADIVLSNDSLSKVARAIELSRFTNTTAVQNIVMSIGIKVIFMTLGTFGLMNMWGAVFADVGVTLLAVLNSLRLLGK; encoded by the coding sequence ATGAAGAAATACAGAATAGAAGGACTTGATTGTCCGAAATGTGCAGCCAAACTGGAGGGCCAGCTAAAGAAATCGGGAGTTGATGCAAGAATAGATTTCTCTTCTTCGACACTAATAATCGATAGTCAAACTTTCGAAGATGTCAAAGAAATCATTCACAAACATTCTCCGGAGATAACTTTGCTGGAATCTCCGGGAGTTGAGAAGGACTTACCCGTCAAAGAACTTGTAAAACTACTCTTCTCAGGAGTCCTGTTTTTCATTGCTTTGGTCTTTTCCCCCTTTCTCCACGGGAACAATGAATTGCTGGAATATGGTTTATTTGTGACTGCGTATCTTGTCGCAGGGGGAAATACCGTCCTAAAGGCTTCCAGGAATCTCCTCAAGGGTGATTTGTTCGACGAGAGTTTCCTCATGACCGTCGCCACTATGGGTGCATTTGCTATCCACGAATTGCCGGAAGCTGTTGCCGTGATGATCTTTTACAGTTTCGGAGGGCTTCTGGAGGCAATCGCCTTGAGAAAATCAAGAAGATCAGTGAAGGAACTGATAGATTTAAGGGCTGAAGAAGTCAATCAGATTATTGACGGAAAACTTCGGACTGTACCGGCAAGTCAGATCCAGCCGGGTGACAGATTTGTTGTCAGACCGGGAGAGAGAATTCCCATTGACGGACTCATCAATTCCGGAAGGACCTGGCTAGATAAATCACTTCTCACAGGAGAAAGTAGTCCCGTACCTGTAGAGGAAGGCGATACAGTTCTTGCCGGAACCATAAACAAGTCAAGTGTAATAGAAGTCACTGCATCAACCAATCTCAAGAAATCTTATACTAGCAGAATGCTGGAGTTAGTTGAAGAGGGGACTTCTAGAAAATCTAACAAGGAGCGGTTCATCACTAGATTCTCGAGGCTGTATACACCCATTGTGGTTTCTATCGCTACTGCAATAGCGGTGTTTCCCCCTCTGCTGTTCGGAGGAGAACTCTCAGATTGGGTTCATAAGGCGTTGATCCTTCTTGTCATTTCTTGTCCCTGCGCACTAGTCATCTCTGTTCCGTTAAGCTATTTCGTCGGTATTGGAAAGGCCTCAAGAGAGGGTATATTGTTCAAGGGAAGTAATTATCTGGAATCTCTCGGCAAGATTGATTCGATTTTCATAGACAAAACCGGGACATTGACCAAGGGAAAGCCAGAGATCTCTCAAATAGAAACTCTCGGCCGATATGACAAGAGAGAGTTATTGGAATACGCAGCCCTAATGGAAAGCTACTCCACCCATCCAGTGGCAAGTTCTTTCAGAGGCCTCAATCCAGAGATTCCCGAAGAGATGAAAATCTCCCACCACACAGAGATCGCGGGAAAAGGTATCACAGCAGAAATCAACGGCATGAAAATGGGCATTGGTAACTCCTCTCTCCTGGAAGATCTCGGAGTTGATTATGAAGAGCGAGGCGTATCCGGAAAGATATTTCTTTCCATCGATGGCAGAGTAGAGGGAGTTTTTACTCTGTCCGACGTTCTGAAGGACGATTCTGCCGATGCCATCATCAAGCTTAGAGAACTCGGAATTAATGAGATAGTAATGCTTACGGGTGATAGTTATAATATTGCTGCTTCCATATCGGCCGAACTGGACCTTGACAGTCTGATTTCCGAAGCGACTCCCGAAGACAAAATGAAGGCAGTGGAGTCAGCAATTGCTAGTGGGAAACAAACCGCATTTGTTGGCGACGGAATAAATGATGCACCGGTAATTGCAAGGGCCGATGTTGGCATTGCCATGGGAGCTTCGGGAGCTGACGCAACAATCGAAACGGCAGATATCGTTCTCTCAAATGATTCGCTCTCGAAAGTTGCAAGAGCAATAGAGCTATCGAGGTTCACTAACACCACCGCAGTTCAGAACATTGTGATGTCCATTGGGATCAAGGTTATTTTTATGACTCTAGGCACCTTCGGCTTGATGAACATGTGGGGAGCAGTATTCGCTGATGTGGGAGTAACTCTTTTGGCCGTTCTCAATTCACTTAGATTGCTCGGAAAATAA